The Heyndrickxia acidicola sequence ACCTTTAAAAACTTTTGGGGCATCAATGTTCAGGAGGTCCAGAATGGTAGGTGTAATATCTATAGCATGATAAAATTGGGAACGAATCTCTCCGGGATCTGAAATATGCTGAGGGCATTGGATGATGAGGGGGACATGGGTACCACCAAAAAATGTATTTTGCTTATAATATTTAAATGGTGTATTGCAGGACTGAGCCCATCCTTTTGGATAATTGGCGTTTGAATACGGTCCTCCTATTTCATCTATATGCTCAAACATTTCATCTACATTTTCCTCAATCCCATTGAAGTAGGCGGCATCATTTATAGAACCATTCCAGCCTCCTTCCTGGCTTCCTCCATTATCAGACAGTAAAACAATAATGGTATTCTCCAGCTTGTTTTTTGATTTCAGGAAATCAAGGACTCTCCCAATTTGCTGATCTGTATGAGTTAGAAAGCCGGCATACGTCTGTTGAAATTTTATAAATAAGTCCTTTTCTTTTGTTGTCAGTTCGTCCCATGCCTTAATTCCAGGATTTCGTTCGACCAGCTTTGTATCTGGAGGGACAATCCCCATTTCTTTTTGCCGATTAAAGCGCTCTTTTCTGATTTGGTCCCATCCAATATCATATACACCCTTATATTTTTCTATATAATCTTTTGGAACCTGATGCGGCTCATGCTGTGCGCCGAATGCCAAGTATAGAAAGAATGGCCGGTCCGGAGTAACCGATATATGATCAGTTAAAAATTCCAGCGACCTATTAACCAGATCCTCCGATAAATGGTAATGGGGCATTCCGGGTTTCTGTACACGATGATTATCATAAATCAAATCCGGTTCATACTGATCGGTCTTGGCTAAGAGAAATCCATAACACCGATCAAACCCCTTTGAAAGCGGCCAATTAGTAAAAGGGCCGCTTGAAGCAGCTTCATGGCCTGGAACCAGATGCCATTTTCCAACCATAAAAGTAGCCATTTCATTCATCTTTAATATTTCAGCCAATGTAGCAGCAGAATCAGATATCCTCCCTCGTTTATTAGGATACTCCGGCCCCCAATCTACGTCCGCAATCATTCCCATCCCCACCGAGTGGCAGTTGCGTCCAGTTAACAGACACGCACGCGTCGGTGAACACAATGGGGTTACATTGAAATTGTTGTACCTCAGGCCGCTTCTTGCCAGCGAATTAATATGAGGCGTTTCAATTTCTGAACCATAGCATCCTAAAGCAGAGTAGCCTACATCATCCAAAACGATATAGATAACATTAAGATCGGACCTCTCTTCGGAACCTCTCTTTGTTTCCAATGCCATCTTTCCTTTCATGCTGTCCATTGCACAAGGATTTTTAGATAAACGATTTATATTCATTAAGTACTTTATTAAAAAGAACCCCATATTATGAAAAAACACTGCTGAAAGTTTTTTACCTTTAGCAGTGTTTATTTTGCCTTTTTATTTTTCTTGGGATACTTAGATTACCACAAAGGATAGCTGCTCTTTTAGCTCAATTCCTATGAAGCATCTGCTCGATTAAGTAGTTAAGATTCCGCCATCTGAATAGAATGGGGAGCTCTCCACTTTTTTGAAAGCTCATAAATATGCTGAGGAGTTGTTCTGCAGCATCCTCCTATTAATCGTGCACCTGCACGGTACCATTCATCTGAATCTACATCAAATCCATTACATAGTTCCTGGCCATGCCATGTTTTTGTTTCTGGATTGTAGGTTTCTCCTGAATTAGGATAAATGAGAATGAGTTTATTTGTGTTTGCCTTCAGCTCAAGAATGGCATCTGCCACAATGGAGATAGGAGCACAATTGACGCCTATAGCAGCAATTTGCTCATTTTCCTCAAATACCTTTGCACATTCCTCCAGCCTCGTGCCATCACTAATTTCCCCCTCATTTTTTAATGAAAATGAAAGCCAGGCATAGGTTTCTGGAAATTCCGCCAACAAGGCTCCTAATACCTTTGCTTCCTTTAAAGAAGGTATGGTTTCGAATGCTAGAATATCTGGACCTGCTTCTACTAATGCGGACAATCTTGAACGATGAAACTCTTTTAATCTATCATCTGATACTCCGTAGTTGCCAACATACTCTGAGCCGTCTGCAAGGTAAGCCCCATATGGTCCAACTGACGCCGCAACAAGAGGCTTAGGCCTGTTCGTTTCCGTATTTCCCTTCCAAAAATCATCTCTGGCCCTTTTCGCTATCAATACCGACTGTTTAATTAATTCCAATGCTTCCTTTTCCTCTATTCCCCGCTTGGAAAATCCATCAACAGAAGCCTGATAGCTTGCTGTAATGGCACAGTCTGCCCCAGCCTGGAAGTAGTCAGAATGAACCTGATAAATTAGATCCGGATTTTCTAGCAGTACGCGTGCTGACCAAAGCGGATCATCTAAATTGCATCCAAGGGACTCCAGTTCAGTAGCCAATGCCCCGTCAAGAAGCATAACAGAATGTTTAGATAAAATAGCCTCAATTGGGTTGATTTTGTTGGACATAGCTTTCTCCTCTTTTCTTCATATTTTGTGTCACATAATAACTTCCGTAGCAAAACAATATAAAGGGAATGCCGCAATATAAGGCGATTCGTTGTGTCGAATCAAATGCAATGCCAATGCAGGATGACAGGCACAGGATAAATGAAGCGATAGGTATAAGCGGGTATAGCGGCGTACAATAGACCAGATCCTTTATCGAATGGCCTTCCTTCAAATATTTCCTGCGAAATAAAAACTGTGAAGCACTAATGCTCATCCAGACAACAACAACTGCCAAGCCTGATATAGACACAAGCACGATATACACAGTATCCGGTGCAACAACACTTGAGAGTAAAGCCAATGCCCCTCCCAGCATGCTGAAAATGACGGCATTGATCGGGACACCACGATTTGTTATTTTTGCAAAAACAGGTGAGATCGTGTTTTTATTAGCAAGAGACCATAACATTCTGGAGGAAGCATATAAACCGGAATTCGCGGCAGATAAAATAGCCATTAGGATGACAAAGTTCATAATGTCTGCAGAATAAGGCACTCCTATTCTGTCCAGAACGGCAACAAAGGGGCTTTTTAAAACTCCTGCATCTGAAAAAGGCAGTAACGCAGACAGAATCACGATTGTGCCGACAAAAAAGATGATTAATCTCCATAAGGTAGTACGTATGGCCTTCGGTATTGTTTTTTCCGGATCTGCCGTTTCCCCGGCTGCAATTCCAATGAGTTCCGTTCCTGAAAAAGCAAAATTAACGGCAAGCATGGTCATGACAATAGCAAGGGCCCCATGCGGAAACATGCCGTCCTGTTTAAAATTAGACAAGAAAGGAGCTGATTGGGAATGAGCCATTGGAAGAATGCCAGTCATTGCTGCTGCTCCAATGATAATAAAAAGCAAAATGGCTATGACCTTTATAGATGAAAACCAGAACTCAGACTCAGCAAAAATCTTAACTGTTACTATATTTAAAACAAAGATTAAAATGGCAAAAAGAGCGCTCCATATCCACACATTGATGGATGGAAACCACCTTTGCATCAGTAAACCAGCTGCTGTAAACTCAGATCCCAAAGCAACGGTCCATGTCAGCCAATACAACCAGGCTACTGTGTACCCTGTACCCGGTCCAATGTATTTTTCTGCATAGCTATGAAATGCACCCGTTTCTGGCATGTGAACAGAAAGCTCTCCTAAACATAGCATGACTAGATAAACGACTAGCGCTCCAATTAAATAGGAGAGTATGGTTCCAAATGGACCTGCTTGCTGAATGGTATACCCAGTACTTAAGAATAGTCCCGTTCCAATCACCCCACCAAGCGACAGCATAACTAGATGGCGGGCTGTCATTTTACGCTGAAAATCCTGCTTTTGATTTTTCTCCATCTCTACTCTCCTTTACTATCCAGAAAAAGCAAAAACGCACTCTATTAAAGAGTGCGCTGCTGACAAATAAAAACGTACGCTCTTATCTATCAGGATCATCACCCCGCTGGAATTAGCACAGTGTCTTTGGCTAAAGACCTGTTGCTGAGGCTTCATAGGGCCAGTCCCTCCACCTCTCTGGATAAGAAATATTTTTTTATAACTTTATCAACCTACTTATAAATTGTCAAGAGAATTCAGTTTATTTTAAGGCTGTTTTCGCATAGATTGTTGCTTTACGTATAAAGAATCTTTTCGTATGTGGCCTACCTTCGTGGCATCTTTTCGTCAGTTATTTAAAGTTTTAATACAGAATCTCGATTTTAATCATTTTTCGTGTCAGATAGCAACAAAGTTTACGAAAAGAGCCTATTTAAAAAAGAAGTTGACTACAAATGTTTAATTAAATTACTCTTAAATTTGGCTATCCCTAGGCTATTTGGCTTTAATTTTAGAGAATTATTTATAAAGTATTACAATAGATTTACCGTTATATATTATAATAGACTTAGAATTTGAAGAATTTGTAAAGGATGTGAAATATGATTTATAAAACTCGCAATGAATCTACTGAATTAGTAATTTTAGAATCCTTAAACACTCGAATGAATCTATCAGTTAAAGACAAGCAGCATTATTCCAATCTGAAAAAGGGCTATGAAGGAGAGGTATTATTTGATTCTTTGACGGAAAATCTTGAATGTGAATGCTTTATCTTAAATGATTTGCTGCTCAAACTAAATAACACCCTGTTCCAAATAGACTCGCTTATTATTACTTCAGAAACTATCTATCTGTTTGAAGTAAAGAACTTCGAAGGAGATTTTTATTTTGAATCCGATAGATTTTACAAGAAGCCCCAAACCGAGATGAGTAATCCCCTTCTCCAATTAAGCAAAGGAGAATCACTGTTACGTCAGTTACTTCAAAACCTTGGAATTAATATTCCTATTAATGCATCTGTTGTGTTTATTAACCCCGCATTCACTTTATACCAAGCACCTCTCAATAAACCATTTATTCTTCCTACTCAGCTTAATAGCTATTTTAAAAAGCTAAATACACTACCTTCAAAGTTATATAAAAAACATGAGATACTAGCTGAAAAATTACTTTCACTGCATATAAATGACTCTCCTTTTAAAACTTTACCATTGTATAATTATGATGATTTACAAAAGGGAATCACTTGCGATAAGTGCTCCTCATTTTCAATTTCTATTGAGGGAAGGAATTGTGTTTGTAATGATTGTGGACATCAAGAATTGGTTACAGCTGCCGTCATTCGAAGTGTAGAAGAATTTAAACTTCTTTTTCCTAATGAAAAAATTACAACCAATATTGTTCACGAGTGGTGCAAGGCAGTGACATCGAAAAAGAGGATAAGAATGATTTTAGGAAAAAATCTTGAAATAAGCGGAATTCATCAATGGGCTTTTTACGAATAAATCTTTTATAATGAGTTGTGTCCTTCATTTCCTTTATGAAGGACCTTTCACTTTCTTTTTTTCCAGGTTTTGGCCTTCATCAACCTTATGAACGACTTTTCAGCTTCTCTTTTTCCTCGTTTTGGCCTTCATCGACCTTATGAAGGACTTTTCAGCTTCCCTGTTTCCTCGTTTTAGCCTTCATCATCCTTATGAAGGACTTTTCACCTTCTCTTTTTCCACGTTTTGGCCTTCATCATCCTTATGAAGGACTTTTCAGCTTCCCTGTTTCCTCGTTTTTGCCTTCATCATCCTTATGAAGGACTTTTCAGCTTCCCTGTTTCCTCGTTTTAGCCTTCATCATCCTTATGAAGGACTCTCCCCTTTCTCTTTTTCTACGTTGCCAATCTCCTAACGAAAACATCATTCTGTACTGCCTGCACACGGCAAACCGGCATCAAATCTCAACAAACAAAAAGCTAACACCCCACCTGGGGTGTTAGCTTTAATGTTACAGAAAGAATTAACTTTGTGACTTATCTTTATCAATCCAAATATATTGAAGAGGATCTGGAACAACAGGACTAATATAGAAACCGTGTACCCAGGTTTGTGCAGCATAAGTAGTAACCGGATAATACATCGGAACCCAAGGCGCATCCTTCATGATTTGTTCGGTCACCTGCTTATACAAGTCCATACGTTCTTGTTGATTGGTATCATTTTGCGCTTTATTTAACCACGCATCGACCTGCTTATTCGTGTACATGGAAGAGTTATTAGCAGGTTGTTCGCTGGAGTTAAACAATGTATTTAAAAAGTCAGAAGCATCCGGGAAATCTTCAATCCAGGCAAGTGTGTAAATGCCTTGTGTATTTCCTTTTTCGTTAATAGTTAAAAAAGTGTTCCAATCTGGTGCGTTTACTTTTGTATCGAACCCAACAGCGTTCAGGTCATTTTGAATAGATTGTGAAATTTTCATTTCATCTGGATCATTATAGCTATAGAGCGTAAGTGATGTACCCGGTTTGATCCCTGCTTCTTGAAGCATCTGCTTTGCTTTTTGTGGATTATACGAATATTGGCTATCCGCTGCAAGATCTTTCACATAACCTGGAACTCCTGGTGGCAATGGCTGATTTGCGATTTGTCCGCGACCATTCAAGAGCTGTAGAATCTTCTTCTTATCGATGGCATATTCGATTGCCTGGCGTACTTTTGGGTTATTAAATGGGGCAACCTTGCTATTCATTCCCAAATATTCAACGGTATTCTGAGCGGCAGAATAAACAGTCTTCTTCAAATTAGGATTTGTTAAAAATTGCGGGTACGATGCCGATGGAATACCGGAAGAACCGAACAGATTTCCGATGATCGCTGTTTTTCCCTGTTGGTAGTTTAACGCATCTAATTGACCATTTTTATTAATTCGAATCGTAATTTTATCCAGATACGGCAGTTGATTACCATGGCTATCTTTCATCCAATAGTTTTTATTTTTCTCAAGCACCATTTGGCTGACATCGTAGGAAGCAAGCTTGAACGGACCTGAGCCCATTGCTGTATTCGAATCGAACGATTTATTTCCAACTTTATTAATGTACGTTTGGTCAACCGCAGAGAAGAAAGGCATTGCTAATACATCAAGGAAGAACGGCTGCGGCTTTGTCAACTGAATAACCAGTGTATTGGCATCTGGTGTGGTAATACCGGAAATTGTTTTGCTTTTGCCCTTGTTGTATTCTGTGGAGCCTTTTACGATTGGATCAATAAATCCTTCACCAGGTGAAGCAACTTTAGGATCTAACACACGCTTGAACTCATCAACAAAGGATTGGGCAGTGACAGGATCCCCGTTCCAGAATTTTGCACCTTGTCGGATTTTAAAGGTGTATGTGAGTCCATCCTTGGAAATAGTATAGCTTTCTGCCAGCATCGGCTTAAGATTGGTAGTATTCTTATCGTATGTTATCAGCTGATCATACATCTCAGTTACAGCTTCATTTGATGTCGTATCATACGAAAGAGCAGGATCCAAATCTTTAAAGTTCGAAACTGTGTCCAATAAAATGTTTCCGCCTTCGACAGGCTTACTGTTCGCTGTGTTCGCAGGACTGGCACTTGTTGAAGTAGATTGTGAACCGCAGCCAGCTAACGCTACTCCCAATGCGCTGATTGCCGCAATGGTGGTTAATCCCATTTTAAATCGCTTTTTAGGCATTATTTCTCCCCCTTAATAAATGTGTATTTTTGGTTTATGCCAACAGGTGGTGTAAATTAGACCACCAAGCATACAAATTAACTGTACCGAATGCGCGGATCGACAAACGCATAAATAACATCAACAATAAGAGTAAAAGCAACTACAACAAGAGCGGTTAATAAAACAGTCCCCATAATAACGGGTATATCGGATTGGGGAATGGCTTCATAGGATAAGACACCAAGACCATTCCAATTAAATGTATTTTCAATCAGAACAACACCGGTTAATAGGTATCCGATATCAATTCCGCCGAATGTGACAACAGGAATTAATGCATTCCGAACGACGTGCCTCCAGATGACCCTCCGTTCTGATGCTCCTTTCGCTCTAGCTGTGCGTACATAATCCTGGCCCATTACTTCCAGCATGGAGGCTTTTAACAAACGGGTATAGTAGGCAGCACCTGTAACTCCATACGTAAGAGATGGCAAAATCAAGCTTTGGAACCCGCTGCTGCCGCCAAGCGGGAAGATCGGAAGCTTGTAACCCAGCCAATACAATAACAACAATCCCAGCCAGAAAACCGGCAAAGAAATTCCGACAAGTGCAAGGGAACTGACAAAATAGTCGCTTTTCTTCCTAGCTCTCCTTGCTGTGTAAATCCCCAGCGGTATTCCAATGATAAGCTCTGCAATCCAGCAGCCAAGCGCTAATAATA is a genomic window containing:
- a CDS encoding ABC transporter substrate-binding protein; its protein translation is MPKKRFKMGLTTIAAISALGVALAGCGSQSTSTSASPANTANSKPVEGGNILLDTVSNFKDLDPALSYDTTSNEAVTEMYDQLITYDKNTTNLKPMLAESYTISKDGLTYTFKIRQGAKFWNGDPVTAQSFVDEFKRVLDPKVASPGEGFIDPIVKGSTEYNKGKSKTISGITTPDANTLVIQLTKPQPFFLDVLAMPFFSAVDQTYINKVGNKSFDSNTAMGSGPFKLASYDVSQMVLEKNKNYWMKDSHGNQLPYLDKITIRINKNGQLDALNYQQGKTAIIGNLFGSSGIPSASYPQFLTNPNLKKTVYSAAQNTVEYLGMNSKVAPFNNPKVRQAIEYAIDKKKILQLLNGRGQIANQPLPPGVPGYVKDLAADSQYSYNPQKAKQMLQEAGIKPGTSLTLYSYNDPDEMKISQSIQNDLNAVGFDTKVNAPDWNTFLTINEKGNTQGIYTLAWIEDFPDASDFLNTLFNSSEQPANNSSMYTNKQVDAWLNKAQNDTNQQERMDLYKQVTEQIMKDAPWVPMYYPVTTYAAQTWVHGFYISPVVPDPLQYIWIDKDKSQS
- a CDS encoding nuclease-related domain-containing protein, giving the protein MIYKTRNESTELVILESLNTRMNLSVKDKQHYSNLKKGYEGEVLFDSLTENLECECFILNDLLLKLNNTLFQIDSLIITSETIYLFEVKNFEGDFYFESDRFYKKPQTEMSNPLLQLSKGESLLRQLLQNLGINIPINASVVFINPAFTLYQAPLNKPFILPTQLNSYFKKLNTLPSKLYKKHEILAEKLLSLHINDSPFKTLPLYNYDDLQKGITCDKCSSFSISIEGRNCVCNDCGHQELVTAAVIRSVEEFKLLFPNEKITTNIVHEWCKAVTSKKRIRMILGKNLEISGIHQWAFYE
- the mmuP gene encoding S-methylmethionine permease, whose translation is MEKNQKQDFQRKMTARHLVMLSLGGVIGTGLFLSTGYTIQQAGPFGTILSYLIGALVVYLVMLCLGELSVHMPETGAFHSYAEKYIGPGTGYTVAWLYWLTWTVALGSEFTAAGLLMQRWFPSINVWIWSALFAILIFVLNIVTVKIFAESEFWFSSIKVIAILLFIIIGAAAMTGILPMAHSQSAPFLSNFKQDGMFPHGALAIVMTMLAVNFAFSGTELIGIAAGETADPEKTIPKAIRTTLWRLIIFFVGTIVILSALLPFSDAGVLKSPFVAVLDRIGVPYSADIMNFVILMAILSAANSGLYASSRMLWSLANKNTISPVFAKITNRGVPINAVIFSMLGGALALLSSVVAPDTVYIVLVSISGLAVVVVWMSISASQFLFRRKYLKEGHSIKDLVYCTPLYPLIPIASFILCLSSCIGIAFDSTQRIALYCGIPFILFCYGSYYVTQNMKKRGESYVQQNQPN
- a CDS encoding arylsulfatase, producing the protein METKRGSEERSDLNVIYIVLDDVGYSALGCYGSEIETPHINSLARSGLRYNNFNVTPLCSPTRACLLTGRNCHSVGMGMIADVDWGPEYPNKRGRISDSAATLAEILKMNEMATFMVGKWHLVPGHEAASSGPFTNWPLSKGFDRCYGFLLAKTDQYEPDLIYDNHRVQKPGMPHYHLSEDLVNRSLEFLTDHISVTPDRPFFLYLAFGAQHEPHQVPKDYIEKYKGVYDIGWDQIRKERFNRQKEMGIVPPDTKLVERNPGIKAWDELTTKEKDLFIKFQQTYAGFLTHTDQQIGRVLDFLKSKNKLENTIIVLLSDNGGSQEGGWNGSINDAAYFNGIEENVDEMFEHIDEIGGPYSNANYPKGWAQSCNTPFKYYKQNTFFGGTHVPLIIQCPQHISDPGEIRSQFYHAIDITPTILDLLNIDAPKVFKGVKQLPLHGVSMLNTFTDPYAPSKRKTQYFEMLGHRAIWEDGWVAVTYHERGVPFAEDHWELYHVNQDFSQNDNLAEKFPKKLKELQLKWWEEAEKYNVLPLNDNPYTNRFDGLQEGRTMFTFYPGMAHLPTTAAPSINHSSYSITISIFRSDPSEEGVLLAHGSHSSGYTFYIKDNYLIYEYNYAGTVYKIQSSIQMPIGFSIVRFDFKAEGFIRGTGKLSINEDEAGALYMDPTLPFMISSEGLDIGRDRLTAVSANYPVKEFPFSGHIFKAVIELYDAQVKRKILKKRKRDSIHIRINGKNFWG
- the mmuM gene encoding homocysteine S-methyltransferase — its product is MSNKINPIEAILSKHSVMLLDGALATELESLGCNLDDPLWSARVLLENPDLIYQVHSDYFQAGADCAITASYQASVDGFSKRGIEEKEALELIKQSVLIAKRARDDFWKGNTETNRPKPLVAASVGPYGAYLADGSEYVGNYGVSDDRLKEFHRSRLSALVEAGPDILAFETIPSLKEAKVLGALLAEFPETYAWLSFSLKNEGEISDGTRLEECAKVFEENEQIAAIGVNCAPISIVADAILELKANTNKLILIYPNSGETYNPETKTWHGQELCNGFDVDSDEWYRAGARLIGGCCRTTPQHIYELSKKWRAPHSIQMAES
- a CDS encoding ABC transporter permease, with the translated sequence MASYIVRRLGGALIVVFGISVVTFLLVYAIPSDPARMIAGQKATPQVIAQIRHNLGLDQPLIIQYIHYLWKLVQGNLGTSYIYNQPVGTLIGQRLGPTLLLALGCWIAELIIGIPLGIYTARRARKKSDYFVSSLALVGISLPVFWLGLLLLYWLGYKLPIFPLGGSSGFQSLILPSLTYGVTGAAYYTRLLKASMLEVMGQDYVRTARAKGASERRVIWRHVVRNALIPVVTFGGIDIGYLLTGVVLIENTFNWNGLGVLSYEAIPQSDIPVIMGTVLLTALVVVAFTLIVDVIYAFVDPRIRYS